In the Paenibacillus thermoaerophilus genome, one interval contains:
- a CDS encoding transglycosylase domain-containing protein has translation MADTLEPRAEKRSRRSRSPKRSLGARIRLLASAVAVLAVVCAVGFGALLLYLNSQPLPAAHVPQTSQILDAEGKLIRSFYTGENRTIVPLTSISKWLIQATLAVEDRRFYEHNGFDFRGLARAVTVNVKTLSKAQGASTLTQQLARNLYLNHDRTWTRKIKEAFYTLQLELKLSKDEILESYLNEIYYGHSAYGAEAASQMFFGKPAKDLTLAESAMLAGIPKGPRYYSPYLDWNNAKSRQELILDLMDADGYITPEQALEAKREILALQPRKTGRPLTAGYFVDYVKQQAQEKLGVTEEQFEQGGYIIQTTLDLNAQQAAEEIVAKELEDKPELQAALVAVDPRNGHIRAMVGGRNYADNQFNRALSAARQPGSAFKAFVYLAALQQPGFTPSTRFMSEPTSFAYDEGRKLYTPSNYNNKYENRRIDLRTAIAKSDNIYAVSTIRMIGEQHVIDLARRLGISGPMDPVPSLALGSFGVSPLEMASAYGAIANLGIRAEPTAILRIRTADGQMLYEHVQREASVVSPAAAYVLTDAMTSVFEPGGTGYRVAAALKRPVAGKSGTTNSDAWMVGYTPELSTAVWVGYDRGRTIDAIESYKAAPIFAEFTERALAAIPPKLFPMPEGVTTVYVDPASGKLAAPGCGESQLMAFVSGTEPTEYCDGRTRGSGDIGGPGSGSDHPGSKNGSWWEDLRRWWNG, from the coding sequence ATGGCCGATACGCTCGAACCGCGCGCGGAGAAACGCTCCCGGCGATCGCGCAGCCCGAAACGGAGCCTGGGCGCGCGTATTCGCCTCCTCGCCTCCGCCGTCGCGGTGCTGGCCGTTGTCTGCGCGGTCGGGTTCGGCGCTCTGTTGCTGTATCTGAACTCCCAACCGCTTCCGGCGGCCCATGTGCCGCAGACCTCGCAGATCCTCGACGCCGAGGGGAAGCTGATCCGATCCTTCTACACGGGAGAGAACCGTACGATCGTCCCGCTAACGAGCATCTCGAAATGGCTCATTCAAGCGACGCTGGCCGTCGAAGACCGCCGGTTTTACGAGCACAACGGCTTCGATTTCCGGGGACTCGCCCGCGCCGTCACCGTCAACGTCAAGACGTTGTCGAAGGCGCAGGGGGCCAGCACGTTGACGCAGCAGCTCGCGCGCAACCTGTATCTGAACCATGACCGGACGTGGACCCGCAAAATCAAAGAAGCGTTCTACACGCTCCAACTGGAGTTGAAGCTCAGCAAGGACGAGATTCTAGAGAGCTACTTGAACGAGATTTATTACGGGCATTCGGCCTACGGTGCGGAGGCCGCTTCGCAGATGTTTTTCGGCAAGCCGGCCAAAGACCTGACTCTCGCCGAAAGCGCGATGCTGGCGGGCATCCCCAAAGGCCCGCGCTATTATTCGCCTTACCTGGATTGGAACAACGCCAAATCCCGGCAGGAGCTGATCCTCGATCTGATGGATGCCGACGGCTATATTACGCCGGAGCAGGCGTTGGAGGCGAAGCGGGAAATTCTCGCGCTGCAGCCGCGTAAAACCGGGCGGCCGCTGACGGCCGGGTACTTCGTCGACTACGTCAAGCAGCAGGCGCAGGAGAAGCTTGGCGTTACCGAGGAGCAATTCGAGCAGGGCGGGTATATTATCCAAACGACGCTCGACCTGAACGCCCAGCAGGCAGCCGAGGAGATCGTCGCCAAGGAGCTTGAGGACAAGCCGGAGCTGCAAGCCGCGCTGGTGGCGGTCGATCCCCGGAACGGGCATATCCGGGCGATGGTCGGCGGCAGGAACTACGCGGACAACCAGTTCAACCGCGCCCTGTCGGCGGCGAGGCAGCCGGGCTCGGCGTTTAAGGCGTTCGTGTACCTGGCGGCGTTGCAGCAGCCGGGCTTCACGCCCTCGACCCGGTTCATGAGCGAGCCGACTTCCTTCGCGTACGACGAAGGTCGGAAGCTGTACACCCCGAGCAACTACAACAACAAGTACGAGAACCGCCGGATCGACCTGCGCACCGCCATCGCCAAGTCCGACAATATTTACGCCGTCTCGACGATCCGCATGATCGGCGAACAGCACGTCATCGATCTGGCCCGCCGGCTCGGCATCTCGGGGCCGATGGACCCGGTGCCTTCGCTGGCGCTCGGCTCCTTTGGCGTCAGCCCGCTGGAGATGGCCAGCGCCTACGGCGCCATCGCCAATCTCGGAATCCGCGCAGAGCCGACCGCCATCCTGCGCATCCGCACGGCCGACGGACAGATGCTGTACGAGCACGTCCAAAGGGAAGCTTCCGTCGTCTCGCCGGCCGCGGCTTACGTGCTGACGGACGCCATGACGTCGGTGTTCGAGCCGGGCGGCACCGGCTACCGCGTCGCCGCCGCGCTGAAGCGGCCCGTCGCCGGCAAATCGGGCACGACCAACTCGGACGCGTGGATGGTCGGCTATACGCCGGAACTGTCCACGGCGGTATGGGTCGGGTACGACCGCGGCCGCACGATCGACGCGATCGAGTCCTACAAGGCCGCGCCCATCTTCGCCGAATTCACGGAACGCGCCCTGGCCGCGATTCCGCCGAAGCTGTTCCCGATGCCAGAGGGCGTCACGACGGTATATGTCGATCCGGCTTCGGGCAAGCTCGCGGCCCCCGGCTGCGGCGAATCGCAGCTGATGGCGTTCGTGTCCGGCACGGAGCCGACCGAATATTGCGACGGACGGACGCGCGGCAGCGGCGATATCGGCGGCCCCGGGAGCGGATCGGACCATCCGGGAAGCAAAAACGGCTCGTGGTGGGAGGATCTTCGCCGCTGGTGGAACGGATAG
- the speE gene encoding polyamine aminopropyltransferase, which yields MELWFTEKQTDTYGITMKVKETLVTEKTDFQDLAMIETEQWGTMLLLDGMVMTSDRDEFVYHEMVAHPVLATHPNPENVLVVGGGDGGVIREVLKHPKVKKAVLVEIDGKVIEYSKKYLPNIAGELDNPRVQVIVNDGYMHIHDHKNTYDVIMVDSTEPVGPAVELFTRGFYQGIYDALKDDGIFVAQTDNPWFKADLIRTVNRDVKEIFPIVRVYIANIPTYPSGLWTFTMGSKKYDPLEVDESAIPELDTKYYTPRLHKAAFALPKFVEDLTK from the coding sequence ATGGAATTGTGGTTTACCGAGAAGCAAACGGATACGTACGGCATCACGATGAAGGTCAAAGAGACGCTGGTGACCGAGAAGACGGATTTCCAGGATCTCGCGATGATCGAGACGGAACAATGGGGAACGATGCTGCTGCTCGACGGCATGGTCATGACGTCCGACCGGGACGAGTTCGTCTATCACGAGATGGTGGCGCATCCGGTGCTGGCCACCCATCCGAATCCGGAGAACGTGCTGGTCGTCGGCGGCGGCGACGGCGGGGTCATTCGCGAAGTGCTAAAGCATCCGAAGGTGAAAAAAGCCGTGCTCGTGGAGATTGACGGCAAGGTCATCGAATACTCCAAGAAATATTTGCCGAACATCGCCGGAGAACTCGACAATCCTCGCGTTCAGGTGATCGTCAACGACGGCTACATGCATATCCACGACCATAAAAACACGTACGACGTCATCATGGTCGACTCGACCGAGCCGGTAGGCCCGGCGGTGGAGCTGTTCACCCGCGGCTTCTACCAAGGCATCTACGACGCGCTGAAGGACGACGGCATCTTTGTCGCGCAGACGGACAACCCGTGGTTCAAAGCGGACCTGATCCGGACCGTCAATCGGGACGTGAAGGAGATCTTCCCGATCGTGCGGGTCTATATCGCGAATATCCCGACGTATCCAAGCGGCCTCTGGACCTTCACGATGGGCAGCAAGAAATACGATCCGCTTGAGGTCGACGAGTCGGCGATTCCGGAGCTGGACACGAAATATTACACGCCGCGCCTGCATAAGGCCGCTTTCGCGCTGCCGAAGTTCGTCGAGGATCTGACGAAGTAA